A segment of the Cenarchaeum symbiosum A genome:
CCCGCGATAAAGGCCGCAGCAGCCGCAAAGTCCGATGCATACTCGAGATCGGGCAGAAAAGACGAGGCGTTCCTGGCAGCCCAGGGCCTCCTGGCAGAAGAGATGAAGGGGATCATCTCAAGGGCCGCAGAAAACAAGTGCACAGTCTTCCACCAGTTCTGCCAGGACGAGTTTGACGAAAAGGAAAAGGGCCGGTAGCGGCATGTTCACCGGGATAATAGAGGGGACCGGCAGGGTCGCGGGTGTGGCCAGGCCGGCGCGCCGCAGCGCGCTGAGGATGACCGTCGATCTTGGGCCCTACGCAAAGGGGCTAAAGCAGGGCCAGAGCGTGGCGCTCAACGGCGTCTGCCTGACGGTAACGGAGAGGACGGGCGTAAAATGCCACTTTGAGATAATAGACGAGACTGCCAGGAGGACCGACCTTGGGAGCCTCCGGAGGGGCAGCATAGTCAACATAGAGAGGAGCCTCCGGGCCGGGGGCAGCCTCGACGGCCACTTTGTCCTCGGGCACATAGACGGGGTAGGCACGATAAGGTCGATCCAGGAGAAAAAGGGCGAGATAGTCATGCAGGTAGAGATACCCTCCCCCCTTGCAAAACAGGTGGTCGAGAAGGGATCTATCGCCATAGACGGGATCAGCCTGACCGTGACGAAAATACGGAAAAACCGCGTGACCATCTCGCTGATCCCGCATACCATCGAGATGACCAATCTTGGGTCCAGGCATACAGGCGACAGGGTGAACATAGAGACCGACATACTCGCGAAATACGCGGCGCGAAAACCCTGACAACTATACTTGTAATAACAATTTTACTAGTAAACTTTATAATCAGAAACGGAGACATGCCCGGCATGCCCCTCGAGGTTGCCATTGAATCTCTAAAGAGGGGCGAGTTTGTTCTTGTG
Coding sequences within it:
- a CDS encoding riboflavin synthase alpha chain (COG0307), with the protein product MFTGIIEGTGRVAGVARPARRSALRMTVDLGPYAKGLKQGQSVALNGVCLTVTERTGVKCHFEIIDETARRTDLGSLRRGSIVNIERSLRAGGSLDGHFVLGHIDGVGTIRSIQEKKGEIVMQVEIPSPLAKQVVEKGSIAIDGISLTVTKIRKNRVTISLIPHTIEMTNLGSRHTGDRVNIETDILAKYAARKP